A window from Nitrosopumilus adriaticus encodes these proteins:
- a CDS encoding RNA-guided pseudouridylation complex pseudouridine synthase subunit Cbf5, producing MTLKQLENLVEIDQDITDDSFGTYYDKRSLEQLLNYGIILLDKPPGPTSHETVAWVKRILKLPKIGHSGTLDPQVSGVLPLGLGEATKALGVLLLGPKEYVALGRVHSLPSKEKLSEIIESFKGEIFQKPPQRSAVVRQTRTRTIYEFELIEQKERLLLTRVLCEAGTYIRKLYYDIGEILGPGATMIELRRSRVDQFYETDGLVTLHELANAFALWEENKDETRLMKMIKPVEYALSELKSVVIRDSAVDAMCHGAQLAIPGILKISQNLKKGDLVGVYTQKGEAVALAESTMSEEEIRDAAKGYAFETKRIIMAPNTYPKKWRTKPTHPKD from the coding sequence ATGACATTAAAACAACTTGAAAATCTAGTTGAAATTGATCAAGACATCACTGATGATTCTTTTGGAACCTATTATGACAAACGTTCACTTGAACAATTACTAAACTATGGCATCATTTTATTGGATAAACCACCAGGTCCTACAAGTCATGAAACAGTAGCATGGGTGAAAAGAATTTTGAAACTACCTAAAATTGGTCACAGCGGAACCCTTGATCCACAGGTTTCTGGAGTACTTCCTCTTGGATTAGGTGAGGCAACAAAAGCATTGGGTGTTTTATTGTTGGGTCCTAAGGAATATGTTGCATTGGGACGTGTACATTCACTTCCATCAAAAGAAAAGCTATCTGAAATAATTGAATCATTCAAAGGTGAGATATTTCAAAAACCCCCACAACGTTCAGCAGTTGTAAGGCAAACAAGAACTAGAACAATTTATGAATTTGAATTAATTGAGCAAAAAGAACGGTTGCTTCTTACTCGCGTGTTATGTGAGGCTGGAACCTATATTAGAAAATTATACTACGATATTGGAGAAATTCTAGGACCTGGAGCTACCATGATTGAGCTTAGAAGATCTAGGGTGGACCAATTTTATGAAACTGATGGTCTAGTTACCCTTCATGAATTGGCAAATGCATTTGCACTATGGGAAGAAAACAAAGATGAAACAAGATTGATGAAAATGATAAAACCTGTTGAATATGCACTAAGTGAATTAAAATCCGTAGTAATTCGTGATTCTGCAGTAGATGCAATGTGCCATGGTGCTCAGCTTGCAATTCCTGGAATTTTAAAAATTTCTCAAAATCTCAAAAAAGGTGATCTTGTTGGAGTTTACACTCAAAAAGGAGAAGCAGTAGCATTGGCAGAATCTACAATGTCTGAAGAAGAGATTCGTGATGCCGCAAAGGGATATGCATTTGAAACAAAGAGAATCATAATGGCTCCAAACACATATCCTAAAAAATGGAGAACAAAGCCTACACATCCAAAGGATTAA
- the pfdA gene encoding prefoldin subunit alpha encodes MSEEQAEQLMQQMQMLETYFSDLSQREGTFYSILREATAAIESIQSLGKSPESETLVPIGMGTYVPTKISSNSKIILNIGAGVAVEKDFPSAINYLEARIKEIEIALQDTSAKKQDAANRLEQGKAQMNQMMQAMQQPKSG; translated from the coding sequence ATGAGTGAAGAGCAGGCAGAGCAATTAATGCAGCAAATGCAAATGCTTGAGACATATTTTTCTGATTTATCTCAAAGAGAGGGAACTTTCTACAGTATTTTGAGAGAAGCAACTGCTGCAATCGAATCAATCCAGTCACTTGGCAAAAGCCCTGAATCTGAAACTTTAGTTCCAATTGGAATGGGAACATATGTTCCAACAAAGATTTCATCAAATAGCAAAATCATTTTGAATATTGGGGCAGGAGTTGCAGTCGAAAAAGATTTTCCTTCAGCAATAAATTATCTTGAAGCAAGAATTAAAGAAATTGAAATTGCTTTGCAAGATACTTCTGCAAAGAAACAAGATGCAGCAAATAGGTTAGAGCAAGGAAAAGCCCAAATGAATCAAATGATGCAGGCAATGCAACAACCAAAATCGGGATAA
- a CDS encoding 50S ribosomal protein L18, which produces MAYSKILRRLREEKTNYKKRGTMLMGKHDFITVNITNENTQVQILKPGMEGDKVVASAHSRYLLEKGWKGSRKSVPAAYLTGYLAGKKALGKGAKDAILYTGTRRYTQRMAAALKGVVDAGVQVPVNEETFPPEDRINGEHLTVKNEVSKMKSTIDSEVK; this is translated from the coding sequence ATGGCCTATTCGAAAATATTACGTAGACTTAGAGAGGAAAAGACCAATTACAAAAAACGTGGCACCATGTTGATGGGTAAACACGATTTTATCACTGTAAATATTACTAATGAAAATACCCAAGTCCAAATTCTAAAGCCTGGAATGGAAGGCGATAAAGTAGTAGCATCTGCTCACTCTAGATATCTCCTTGAGAAAGGATGGAAGGGTTCTAGAAAAAGTGTACCTGCAGCATATCTTACTGGATATTTGGCAGGAAAGAAAGCACTTGGTAAGGGTGCAAAGGATGCAATTCTTTACACTGGAACAAGACGCTATACCCAAAGAATGGCAGCAGCACTCAAAGGAGTTGTTGATGCTGGAGTACAAGTACCAGTAAACGAGGAAACTTTCCCACCAGAGGATAGAATTAACGGTGAACATCTTACAGTAAAAAACGAAGTATCTAAAATGAAATCCACAATCGACAGTGAGGTCAAGTAG
- a CDS encoding superoxide dismutase, which yields MGKYTLPEMPYAYDALEPHIDARTMEIHHTKHHQAYTDKLNAALEACPADIQSKDILEILADIKSVPEAQRGAVNFNGGGYDNHRLFWNNMKANGGGEPGGSIADAINSSFGSFAEFKEKFSSTTAVIQGSGWGWLVYNPSSSKVEYKSMPNQTSPRTEGLVPLLGCDVWEHAYYLNYQNKRPDYIAAWWNVVNWDEVESRFSKAK from the coding sequence ATGGGAAAATACACTCTTCCTGAAATGCCATATGCATATGATGCACTCGAACCTCACATTGACGCAAGAACAATGGAGATTCATCATACAAAACATCATCAAGCATACACTGACAAATTAAATGCAGCCCTTGAAGCATGTCCTGCTGATATTCAATCAAAAGACATACTTGAGATTCTAGCTGATATCAAATCAGTACCAGAAGCTCAAAGAGGTGCAGTTAATTTCAATGGTGGTGGATATGATAACCACAGGCTATTTTGGAACAACATGAAAGCAAACGGAGGCGGTGAACCAGGAGGATCAATTGCTGATGCAATTAACAGTTCTTTTGGAAGCTTCGCTGAGTTTAAGGAGAAATTTTCATCCACTACAGCAGTAATACAAGGCAGTGGTTGGGGATGGTTAGTTTACAACCCTTCATCAAGTAAGGTTGAATACAAATCAATGCCAAACCAAACAAGTCCAAGAACTGAAGGACTGGTGCCATTATTGGGCTGTGATGTTTGGGAACATGCATACTATCTAAACTACCAAAACAAAAGACCAGACTATATCGCCGCATGGTGGAATGTAGTAAACTGGGATGAGGTAGAATCTAGATTCTCCAAAGCAAAATAA
- a CDS encoding EMC3/TMCO1 family protein, with amino-acid sequence MDLNFILLFLDSIPLQFDIFGGDGRQALGSDDPIIKGLILSMFAVTGFGILLNIFNAGVRKKMVDQTKLKRIMKETRAWQKARMAAMRAKDTAKAAELGKKSAYMNKMSMEMMQMNMRPMMITFVPLILIFYLVLPQLFSYTVALSPIPLNVIPGEFFQLTCTAEHAAIEGDPCFGQENSLYLWAWYFLSSIAFSGIIMKLTKTSMDLS; translated from the coding sequence ATGGACTTAAACTTTATTCTACTATTTCTCGACTCAATCCCCCTACAATTTGATATTTTTGGTGGTGATGGAAGACAAGCACTTGGTAGTGATGATCCAATAATCAAGGGACTGATTCTTTCAATGTTTGCAGTTACTGGATTTGGAATTTTATTGAATATCTTCAATGCCGGAGTTAGAAAGAAGATGGTAGACCAAACAAAGCTAAAGCGAATCATGAAAGAAACTCGTGCATGGCAAAAAGCAAGAATGGCTGCCATGAGAGCAAAAGATACTGCAAAAGCAGCTGAACTTGGAAAAAAATCTGCATACATGAACAAAATGTCAATGGAAATGATGCAGATGAATATGCGTCCAATGATGATAACTTTTGTACCTTTAATTTTGATATTTTATCTCGTACTGCCTCAATTGTTTTCTTACACTGTGGCACTATCCCCAATCCCCCTAAATGTAATCCCTGGTGAATTCTTCCAACTAACATGTACGGCTGAGCATGCAGCTATAGAAGGTGATCCTTGTTTTGGTCAAGAAAATTCTCTGTATCTCTGGGCTTGGTACTTCCTTTCATCTATTGCATTTAGTGGCATTATTATGAAACTGACGAAAACCTCTATGGATCTCAGTTGA
- a CDS encoding uL15 family ribosomal protein: protein MATRLRKTRRLRGGRHMGWGQVGQHRASGHKGGLGVTGMLKHHWSSTLKYEPDHYGHEAPKRPHPNITKTWTSIRDIDDLFLKFGKEEGGKKIVDLTSAGYEKLLGGGKIANAYSVKVKQFTATAEEKIKAVGGEVLSDNG from the coding sequence ATGGCAACAAGATTAAGAAAAACTAGAAGACTCAGAGGCGGAAGACACATGGGATGGGGACAAGTAGGTCAACACCGCGCAAGTGGTCACAAAGGTGGTCTTGGAGTTACAGGTATGCTAAAGCATCATTGGAGTTCTACTTTAAAATATGAACCAGATCATTATGGTCATGAAGCACCTAAACGCCCTCACCCAAATATTACAAAAACATGGACTAGCATCAGAGACATTGATGACTTGTTCTTAAAGTTCGGTAAAGAAGAAGGAGGAAAGAAAATCGTAGACCTTACAAGTGCAGGATACGAAAAACTCCTTGGTGGCGGAAAAATAGCAAATGCCTATTCCGTCAAAGTAAAACAATTCACTGCAACTGCAGAAGAAAAGATAAAAGCTGTTGGGGGAGAGGTGTTATCCGATAATGGCTGA
- the secY gene encoding preprotein translocase subunit SecY, which yields MAEGTITSVIRKIVFKAEPYLPQVPKPKKKIPLPTRLLWCGVALLIYMIMGQTPLFGATAPQFDFLAFARVIFASQQGTLVELGIGPIVTAGLLMQLLRGSDILKFDFKKPEERGIFQTATKIVTYIVIVAESIVYAIAVYGPGVTEPYFLYVMIGQLMAASIIIMFLDELIQKGWGLGSGISLFIMAGVAQQILWSLFSPLPAGDGGTIGIIPYLGQSIMGGDLSNVFFRSNQLPSVFGIFLTAGILLILVFTQGMKIEIPIVSTKYRGFSAVYPIKLMYVSNIPVILASALTANAVFIFQMLWANMNPRNNNFFMNFVAQFDPTSPSTPIGGVIYYITPPRGLDVAALDPMRAVGYVLFMIGIVVVFGRLWVELGGLSPKSAAQNLLDADVQIPGFRRSNKPVEALLNKYIPSVTIIGSMILGLLAGVSDVLGVFGSGIGILLMVDILINYYTQLVREQVEVVMPRLGALLGRK from the coding sequence ATGGCTGAGGGTACTATTACTAGTGTTATTCGAAAAATAGTTTTCAAAGCAGAACCTTATCTTCCTCAAGTTCCAAAACCAAAAAAGAAAATTCCACTCCCAACCCGACTGTTGTGGTGTGGAGTAGCATTACTAATTTACATGATAATGGGTCAGACTCCATTATTTGGCGCAACAGCCCCACAGTTTGACTTTTTAGCCTTTGCCAGAGTAATTTTTGCATCACAACAAGGAACTCTTGTTGAATTAGGGATTGGACCCATAGTTACTGCTGGACTCTTAATGCAATTGCTGAGGGGTTCGGACATTCTAAAATTTGATTTCAAAAAACCTGAAGAGAGAGGAATCTTTCAGACAGCAACTAAAATTGTAACCTACATTGTAATTGTTGCAGAATCTATTGTATATGCAATTGCAGTATATGGACCAGGAGTAACAGAGCCGTACTTTTTGTATGTCATGATAGGGCAGCTGATGGCCGCGTCAATCATTATCATGTTCTTAGACGAATTAATTCAGAAAGGATGGGGTCTGGGTAGTGGAATCAGTCTTTTCATTATGGCAGGTGTCGCGCAACAAATTCTTTGGAGTTTGTTTAGTCCGTTACCTGCAGGTGATGGAGGAACGATTGGTATCATTCCATATCTTGGTCAATCAATAATGGGTGGCGATTTGTCAAATGTTTTCTTCCGTTCGAATCAACTTCCGAGTGTCTTTGGTATATTCCTGACGGCTGGAATTTTGTTAATTCTTGTATTTACACAAGGAATGAAAATTGAAATTCCAATTGTATCTACAAAATACAGAGGTTTCTCTGCTGTTTACCCTATCAAATTGATGTATGTTTCAAACATCCCAGTAATTTTGGCATCCGCCCTTACGGCAAATGCTGTTTTCATTTTCCAAATGTTGTGGGCAAACATGAACCCGCGGAATAATAATTTCTTCATGAATTTTGTTGCGCAGTTTGACCCGACGAGTCCATCTACTCCTATAGGTGGTGTAATCTACTATATCACCCCTCCAAGAGGTTTGGATGTTGCAGCATTGGATCCAATGCGTGCAGTAGGATATGTACTATTTATGATAGGAATTGTAGTTGTGTTTGGAAGACTATGGGTAGAGCTTGGTGGTTTGTCACCAAAAAGTGCAGCTCAGAACTTACTTGATGCTGATGTACAAATTCCTGGATTTAGAAGATCAAACAAACCAGTTGAAGCATTACTGAACAAATACATTCCATCAGTTACAATTATTGGCTCTATGATTTTGGGTCTGCTAGCAGGTGTGTCTGATGTACTTGGTGTATTTGGTTCTGGAATTGGAATTTTACTTATGGTAGATATTCTCATCAACTATTACACACAGTTAGTAAGAGAACAAGTAGAAGTCGTCATGCCGCGTTTGGGTGCTTTACTTGGAAGGAAATAA
- a CDS encoding AAA family ATPase, which produces MTKSIVISGPPAVGKTTVAKGLAEEFQLEYLSGGDVLKEMAIEEGYHSDGDDWWDTKEGMSFLNKRENDSKYDRALDEKLTALFKKGGVVITSYTLPWLISDGIKIWLEGSHESSTQRMQTRDNMSPQEAYEITKERFDKNKALYKKLYDFDFGEDKSVFDLIINTDHLSAQQVIDVAKETVRKLL; this is translated from the coding sequence TTGACAAAATCTATAGTAATTTCTGGCCCTCCTGCAGTAGGTAAAACAACTGTTGCCAAAGGATTGGCAGAAGAATTTCAACTAGAGTATCTTAGTGGTGGTGATGTCCTAAAAGAGATGGCAATAGAAGAAGGATATCATTCAGATGGTGATGATTGGTGGGATACGAAAGAAGGAATGAGTTTTCTCAATAAACGAGAAAATGATTCAAAATATGATAGAGCCCTGGATGAAAAATTAACTGCACTCTTCAAGAAAGGTGGCGTTGTAATCACTAGTTACACTTTACCATGGTTAATCTCAGATGGAATTAAAATTTGGCTTGAAGGCTCACATGAAAGCAGTACACAAAGAATGCAAACAAGAGATAACATGAGTCCACAAGAAGCATATGAAATTACAAAAGAGCGATTTGACAAAAATAAGGCATTGTACAAAAAACTTTATGATTTTGATTTTGGTGAGGATAAATCTGTGTTTGATTTAATTATTAATACCGATCATCTGTCTGCCCAACAGGTAATTGATGTTGCAAAAGAAACTGTGAGAAAATTACTATGA
- a CDS encoding adenylate kinase: MLYLEGNKRIILVGIPGVGKTTILKKMVDILKDHNKTVHVVSFGTLMFEVAKENGLKDRDELRHLPVDRQQHLQKLAAEKIAAFDEQVVIVDTHAFINSPEGYYPGLPEHVLKIIQPTNFVSVSAKPEEIYNRRMTDETRNRDKITLLTINKELDIQSAMISACTVLTGSPVKHILNREGKIDEAIDKIINALGL; encoded by the coding sequence GTGCTTTACTTGGAAGGAAATAAGAGAATTATCCTTGTAGGAATTCCAGGTGTAGGAAAAACTACTATTTTAAAAAAAATGGTAGATATTCTAAAGGATCATAACAAAACTGTTCATGTGGTAAGTTTTGGAACTTTGATGTTTGAAGTTGCAAAAGAAAATGGTCTCAAAGATAGAGATGAACTCCGACATTTGCCTGTAGATCGACAACAACATCTTCAAAAACTAGCTGCTGAAAAAATTGCAGCATTTGATGAACAAGTAGTAATTGTAGATACTCATGCCTTTATCAATTCCCCTGAAGGCTACTATCCTGGATTGCCTGAACATGTATTGAAAATTATCCAACCTACCAACTTTGTTTCAGTTTCAGCAAAGCCTGAAGAAATCTACAACAGACGAATGACAGATGAAACACGAAATCGTGACAAAATTACATTATTAACTATCAATAAAGAACTAGATATTCAATCAGCAATGATCTCTGCATGTACTGTACTTACAGGCTCACCTGTAAAACATATTCTTAATAGAGAAGGAAAGATTGATGAAGCCATAGACAAAATAATTAATGCACTAGGACTGTAA
- a CDS encoding 30S ribosomal protein S5 translates to MSQAAQSKGKPGQRGRGPPIYGSGPPGGVKGGDRPRRPRREPEEEVWVPKTILGQKVASGEISSLEEIIELGLRIQESGIIKKLLPDLKSEVVDVGIIQKMTSNGQSTRFKAIVAAGNENGYLGIGQGKSKQMRIAIEKATSQAYLNVNPIKLGCGSWECRCDQKHSVPFKVKGKGGSVTIEIIPAPRGLGLVAGGKIKRLLELAGLKDAWTTAKGSTPTMNSTSKAILDCLRQTFSQG, encoded by the coding sequence ATGAGCCAAGCTGCACAATCTAAAGGTAAACCAGGTCAAAGAGGACGAGGTCCACCAATTTATGGCAGTGGCCCACCAGGTGGAGTTAAAGGCGGAGACCGTCCAAGAAGACCAAGAAGAGAACCAGAAGAAGAAGTTTGGGTTCCAAAAACAATCTTGGGACAAAAAGTCGCATCAGGAGAAATTTCATCTCTAGAAGAAATTATAGAATTAGGATTAAGAATTCAAGAGTCAGGAATTATTAAGAAACTATTGCCTGACTTGAAAAGCGAAGTAGTAGATGTTGGTATCATTCAAAAAATGACTTCAAACGGACAGTCAACTAGATTCAAAGCAATTGTTGCTGCTGGAAATGAAAACGGTTACTTGGGAATTGGCCAAGGAAAATCAAAACAGATGAGAATTGCAATTGAAAAAGCAACCAGTCAAGCATACCTAAATGTTAATCCAATCAAACTAGGATGTGGCAGTTGGGAATGCAGATGTGATCAAAAACATTCAGTCCCATTCAAAGTAAAGGGAAAAGGTGGTAGTGTTACAATTGAAATTATTCCTGCACCTAGAGGACTAGGACTTGTTGCAGGTGGTAAAATTAAACGATTATTGGAATTAGCTGGTCTCAAAGATGCATGGACTACTGCAAAGGGCTCAACTCCTACCATGAACTCTACTTCTAAAGCAATTCTGGACTGTCTAAGACAGACATTTAGTCAAGGTTGA
- a CDS encoding 50S ribosomal protein L30 codes for MANAYLVVRIKGQADCPYWATHTMTLLKLDKKYRATILPAKENTLGMLRKVQHYVSWIELDASLAKELIDKKARKGGYQKITPEDLKELGFASSDELGTALAEGKATLSKLKPLKPWFALAPPKLGFKRSTKRLYGNKGILGQNKELDTIVRRMI; via the coding sequence ATGGCAAATGCATATCTTGTTGTTAGAATTAAAGGCCAAGCCGATTGTCCCTACTGGGCAACTCATACAATGACTCTACTAAAATTAGATAAAAAATACCGTGCAACAATCTTGCCTGCAAAAGAAAACACCTTAGGAATGCTAAGAAAAGTACAGCACTATGTTTCTTGGATTGAACTTGACGCATCACTGGCAAAAGAACTCATTGACAAAAAAGCAAGAAAAGGCGGTTATCAAAAAATTACTCCAGAAGATCTTAAGGAACTAGGATTTGCAAGTTCAGATGAATTAGGAACTGCATTGGCAGAAGGAAAAGCTACACTATCAAAATTAAAACCACTAAAGCCATGGTTTGCTTTGGCTCCTCCAAAACTTGGATTCAAAAGAAGTACAAAGAGACTTTATGGAAACAAGGGTATACTTGGACAAAACAAAGAACTTGACACAATCGTTAGGAGAATGATTTGA
- the argF gene encoding ornithine carbamoyltransferase, whose product MKLKTKNLLTLAELSPKEFLGLIDESIKLKKQLKQGTSKPVLKNKTLAMIFQKPSTRTRVSFETGMFQLGGHAINLSANDMQLSRGESVEDTAKTLSRYTDCIMARVYSHDLLEKLSEYSDVPVINGLSDSFHPCQILADFMTIKEKKKKLKGLKIAWVGDGNNVCNSMIYGAALSGIDMSIATPKEFQPDKGVVKDAKKSTEIELTADPLVATKNADIVVTDTYSSIHNSDPKRIKKFLPKYQVNPKLMTSANTNAIFLHCLPAKREQEVTSSVIDGNQSVVWDEAENRLHTQKALLAALIRA is encoded by the coding sequence ATGAAACTCAAAACAAAAAACTTACTCACTTTAGCGGAACTATCCCCAAAGGAATTTTTAGGATTAATTGATGAATCAATCAAACTAAAAAAACAACTCAAACAAGGAACATCCAAACCTGTTTTAAAAAATAAAACCCTGGCAATGATATTTCAAAAGCCATCAACTAGAACTCGTGTGAGTTTTGAAACAGGAATGTTTCAGCTAGGTGGACACGCAATTAATTTATCAGCAAATGACATGCAGCTATCCCGCGGAGAGTCAGTTGAGGATACTGCAAAGACCCTATCACGATACACTGATTGCATTATGGCCCGAGTCTACTCTCATGACTTGCTAGAAAAATTATCTGAATACTCTGATGTTCCTGTAATTAACGGACTCTCTGATTCATTTCATCCATGTCAAATCTTGGCAGACTTTATGACCATTAAAGAAAAAAAGAAAAAACTCAAGGGATTAAAGATTGCCTGGGTAGGTGATGGAAATAATGTTTGCAACTCTATGATTTATGGCGCAGCACTATCTGGAATAGATATGTCAATTGCAACTCCAAAAGAATTCCAACCTGACAAAGGTGTTGTAAAGGACGCAAAGAAATCAACTGAGATTGAACTAACTGCCGATCCACTTGTTGCAACAAAGAACGCAGATATTGTAGTTACTGACACATATTCTTCAATTCACAACAGTGATCCTAAAAGAATAAAAAAATTCCTCCCAAAATATCAAGTCAATCCAAAACTAATGACGTCTGCAAACACTAATGCGATCTTTTTGCATTGTCTTCCAGCTAAACGAGAACAAGAAGTAACATCATCTGTAATTGATGGAAACCAATCTGTTGTTTGGGATGAGGCAGAAAATCGTCTACATACACAGAAGGCTTTGCTTGCCGCCCTAATTCGCGCTTAA
- the ftsY gene encoding signal recognition particle-docking protein FtsY: MFDKLRSAFSNAAKSLGEKELSEKDIEDILFELEISLMESDVATEVIESIKDDLKTKLIGSKVDKKEIEKFVKDSLISSISALFDSAGTYDLFAKIDEKKKQGKPFLILFVGINGTGKTTSLAKIAHLLQQAKYSVVVAAADTFRAGAIEQLREHTNRLNLKLVAQNYESDPAAVARDAVLYANSHRTDCVLIDTAGRMQTSKNLMEQIAKITKVVNPDMKIFVGDSLAGNDTVNQAREFYEHVKFDASILTKSDADAKGGAALSIVKITSTPVLYVGVGQEYPDLKAFDKKTFLETVFGSLDDVEIKKDAEPTPEPTPEPEPTPEPEPTPEPEPTPEPEPTPEPEPTPEPEPTPEPEPTPEPEPTPEPEPTPEPEPTPEPEPTPEPEPTPEPTPEPTPEPTPEPTPEPTPEPISSDDPFDGIKDDDIATYSDLFDVPPPERDSEAVLLGNKIRQWIKDGRPKPGQSKDEPEDKQDEISDDDVQKHDKEEKSKKKRGMFGFFKK; encoded by the coding sequence ATGTTTGATAAACTTCGTAGTGCATTTTCAAATGCAGCGAAAAGTCTTGGTGAAAAAGAACTTAGTGAAAAAGACATTGAAGATATTTTATTTGAATTAGAAATCTCTCTTATGGAGTCTGATGTTGCAACTGAAGTCATTGAATCAATCAAAGACGATCTTAAAACAAAACTGATTGGCTCCAAAGTCGATAAAAAAGAAATTGAAAAATTTGTCAAGGACAGTCTAATTTCTAGTATCTCTGCACTGTTTGATTCTGCAGGAACATATGATCTATTTGCAAAAATTGATGAAAAAAAGAAACAAGGAAAACCATTTTTAATTTTATTTGTTGGAATTAACGGAACTGGAAAAACCACATCTTTGGCAAAAATTGCACATCTGTTACAACAAGCAAAATATTCTGTTGTTGTTGCAGCAGCTGATACGTTTCGAGCTGGTGCAATTGAGCAATTACGGGAACACACGAATCGACTTAATCTGAAACTTGTTGCTCAGAACTATGAATCAGATCCTGCAGCTGTTGCAAGAGACGCAGTTCTTTATGCAAATTCCCATAGAACAGACTGTGTACTAATTGATACTGCAGGAAGAATGCAGACAAGCAAAAACTTGATGGAGCAAATTGCAAAAATCACCAAAGTTGTGAATCCTGATATGAAAATATTTGTAGGTGACTCTTTGGCAGGAAATGATACTGTAAATCAAGCACGAGAGTTTTATGAGCATGTAAAATTTGACGCGTCAATTTTGACCAAGAGTGATGCAGATGCTAAAGGTGGAGCAGCACTATCTATAGTAAAAATTACATCAACTCCTGTTCTCTATGTTGGAGTTGGACAGGAATATCCTGATCTGAAGGCTTTTGATAAGAAAACTTTTCTTGAAACCGTTTTTGGTTCATTAGATGATGTTGAGATAAAAAAAGACGCAGAACCAACACCAGAACCAACACCGGAACCAGAACCAACACCGGAACCAGAACCAACACCGGAACCAGAACCAACACCGGAACCAGAACCAACACCGGAACCAGAACCAACACCGGAACCAGAACCAACACCGGAACCAGAACCAACACCGGAACCAGAACCAACACCGGAACCAGAACCAACACCGGAACCAGAACCAACACCGGAACCAGAACCAACACCGGAACCAGAACCAACACCGGAACCAACACCGGAACCAACACCGGAACCAACACCGGAACCAACACCGGAACCAACACCGGAACCAATTTCTTCTGATGATCCATTTGATGGAATCAAAGATGATGACATTGCAACTTATTCAGATCTGTTTGATGTCCCACCACCTGAAAGAGACAGCGAAGCAGTACTGCTTGGAAATAAAATCCGTCAATGGATCAAAGACGGCAGGCCTAAACCTGGACAATCAAAAGATGAACCTGAAGACAAGCAAGATGAGATTTCAGATGATGATGTACAAAAACATGATAAAGAAGAAAAATCTAAAAAGAAGCGAGGTATGTTTGGATTCTTTAAGAAATGA